A region from the bacterium genome encodes:
- a CDS encoding DUF86 domain-containing protein: MMEENFNKEKIIERIGDIKNVVLELEKFQKMDLDEFLKDNDNYNLSAYHLRIAIEAVLTIGTHILSRIPQNGKKKDYTQVILSLGDYNVLSKDFSQKIKGMAGYRNRLVHLYWKIEPKELLTVIKENLGDLGEFISYIEKFLKDTKPLN; the protein is encoded by the coding sequence ATGATGGAAGAAAATTTCAATAAAGAAAAAATAATTGAACGGATAGGCGATATTAAAAACGTTGTTTTGGAATTGGAAAAGTTTCAGAAGATGGATTTAGATGAATTCTTAAAAGATAACGACAATTACAATCTATCGGCTTATCATTTAAGAATTGCCATTGAAGCGGTTTTGACAATCGGAACGCATATTTTGTCGCGAATTCCTCAAAACGGAAAGAAAAAGGACTATACCCAGGTTATTTTGTCATTGGGTGATTATAACGTCTTATCAAAAGATTTTAGCCAGAAAATAAAGGGAATGGCGGGCTACAGAAACCGATTGGTACATCTTTATTGGAAAATAGAACCGAAAGAACTCTTGACGGTTATAAAAGAAAATCTAGGCGATTTGGGTGAATTCATCAGTTATATTGAAAAGTTTTTGAAAGATACAAAGCCCCTAAATTAA
- a CDS encoding nucleotidyltransferase domain-containing protein codes for MVEFNEEKLKEMAEKYSLADVYLFGSRISGFAREDSDLDIGIRFKNGLPKEEERGKLYGNIFSDLSSCFAEAKIDLVFIDEVLLHFQYKIINDGQLIYSKNKENSMNFEEKIANYYRDYKYFIDEYFKGVLAFSAK; via the coding sequence ATGGTTGAATTTAACGAAGAAAAATTAAAAGAGATGGCAGAAAAATACAGCTTGGCTGATGTTTATCTGTTTGGCTCAAGAATTTCCGGTTTTGCGAGAGAAGACAGTGATCTTGATATTGGAATAAGGTTCAAAAACGGCCTGCCTAAAGAAGAAGAAAGGGGAAAATTATATGGGAACATTTTTTCCGATTTATCGTCGTGTTTTGCCGAAGCAAAAATTGACTTGGTTTTTATTGACGAGGTCTTGTTGCATTTTCAGTATAAAATTATCAACGACGGTCAGTTGATTTATTCAAAAAATAAAGAAAATTCGATGAATTTTGAGGAAAAAATCGCCAATTATTACAGGGATTATAAATATTTTATAGATGAGTATTTTAAAGGCGTCTTAGCGTTTTCTGCGAAATAA
- a CDS encoding DUF4147 domain-containing protein — MSVKHIVSNYNSLISTPLRRVALDIFEAGMTAVSTETAIRRHVAVNGGNLRVGKKVYDLENYEKIFVIGCGKASVETARVLEKMLSKRITGGVVIDVCSAKLQHIKSIAGTHPFPSARNLKATAEIVALLKQTGPKDLVITIVSGGGSALLFWPYSIRLENFVCVTKNLMRAGATIKEMNTVRKHLSALQGGQLVKMAHSATIVGLIFSDVPGDDIGMIASGPTVLDSTTAKDAKRILIKYGVAKTCKIVAGDLVETPNDTGLFKKVQNVLVVNNVVAVRAMVEAARKAGFKPRVLSTALSGEAREVGEMLVKSVKRGEALIAAGETTVHITGRGHGGRNYEVAMGALEKIPVNTVLLSVASDGHDNSAAAGALTDTEVVLKAKKLRLDTKKYLAENNSFEFTKKTGSQVYTGLMNINISDLFLVLKK, encoded by the coding sequence ATGTCTGTTAAGCACATAGTTAGTAACTATAACTCTCTTATCTCAACGCCTTTGCGGCGCGTTGCCTTGGATATTTTTGAAGCGGGAATGACGGCGGTAAGCACGGAAACGGCGATTCGGAGGCATGTGGCTGTGAATGGAGGTAATTTGCGGGTGGGAAAGAAAGTTTACGACTTGGAAAATTACGAGAAAATTTTTGTGATCGGATGCGGTAAGGCATCGGTAGAAACAGCGCGAGTTTTAGAAAAAATGCTGAGCAAACGCATCACGGGGGGCGTGGTGATCGATGTGTGCAGTGCCAAACTGCAACATATCAAAAGTATTGCCGGAACTCACCCTTTTCCAAGTGCTAGAAATTTAAAAGCGACGGCGGAAATTGTCGCTCTGCTTAAACAAACGGGTCCGAAAGATCTGGTGATTACGATTGTTTCGGGTGGGGGCTCGGCGCTGCTTTTCTGGCCGTACAGTATTCGACTAGAAAACTTTGTTTGTGTGACAAAAAACCTGATGCGCGCCGGAGCAACGATTAAGGAAATGAATACTGTCAGAAAACATTTGTCGGCATTGCAGGGTGGGCAACTGGTGAAAATGGCGCATTCCGCAACAATTGTTGGGCTGATTTTTTCCGATGTGCCCGGTGATGATATTGGGATGATTGCGTCGGGCCCGACGGTGTTAGACTCTACGACAGCGAAAGACGCAAAACGTATTTTAATAAAGTATGGGGTGGCGAAGACGTGCAAAATCGTTGCCGGTGATTTAGTAGAGACGCCAAACGACACAGGATTGTTTAAGAAAGTCCAGAATGTTTTAGTTGTAAACAATGTTGTGGCGGTGCGAGCGATGGTAGAAGCGGCGCGAAAAGCGGGATTTAAACCGCGGGTCTTATCGACCGCGCTGTCCGGGGAAGCACGTGAAGTGGGGGAAATGCTGGTAAAAAGCGTGAAGCGCGGCGAAGCTTTAATTGCTGCCGGAGAGACGACGGTTCATATAACAGGACGTGGCCATGGAGGTAGAAACTATGAAGTGGCCATGGGGGCTTTAGAAAAAATTCCAGTTAATACAGTTTTGCTTTCGGTTGCGTCCGACGGTCACGACAATTCTGCTGCCGCTGGAGCGTTGACCGATACGGAAGTCGTATTAAAAGCAAAGAAATTGCGACTGGATACGAAAAAATATTTAGCCGAAAACAACTCCTTCGAATTTACTAAAAAAACCGGCAGCCAGGTTTATACGGGTCTAATGAACATCAACATATCAGATTTGTTTTTGGTGTTAAAAAAATAA